Sequence from the Pseudomonadota bacterium genome:
TGCGGGCAGCTGTAGTTGTGTCGCAATTGGTTGGCGGGGTCGAGCAGCGCCAGTCCGTTCGGGTCCTGCGCGAGCAACCACTGCGTGTAGTGGCCGCCGGACTTGAAACCGTGCGCGGTCAGCAGATCGACCTGGTTGAAGCCGTAGTAGGGCACGGGAAAATCCGGTTGTGTCACGCCCCGTGCCAGGTGAGCGGATTCCTCTGCAAGAAACGGCGTGCGGTCGGTGAGGGTCGCTTCTTGGTAGAAGCCCAGCGTGTCGCGGTCCACGCGTTGCTCTGCGTCTATGCCGGTAAACGGTTGCAGATGGGATTTGCCGATGCTGGCGGTGTGGTATCCGGCCTGCGCGAGGACATCGGCGAAGGTCGTGGAACCGGCAGGCAAACAGCAGCCGTTGTAACGCAAGCCGTGTACCGACGGATAGCGGCCCGTCATGAGACTCGCACGGTTTGGCATACAAACGGGGCTGGCTGCGTGAAAGTTCTCGAAGCGCGTACCCTCCGCAGCGATCGAGTCGATGTGGGGTGTCCGCAAAACCGGGTGCCCGGCACACCCCAACCAATCGGCGCGCTGTTGGTCCGTGATGATGAAGAGGAAATTGGGTCGGTCGGTCATCTGAGGCGAGCGTGTCAAGCTTGGGCGGTATTGCTCGCGGGTCCGCGCCACGCGTTTCGCACCAACAGCAGCAAGGCGACAGCGCAGGCGGGTACGAATACGGTGGGTGACGGCAGCAGGCACGGTATGACCAGCGCGATCCGCAGCAGAGATTCTGCGCCACCCACGCGGCGTACATCAAAGCGCGAGAAAGCGGTCGCCAACAGCACGATGCACAGGCAGAGTCGCGGCAGGATGCTGATGAACTGGCCTATTTCGAAGCCGTCCGGCCGTGACGCCAGCAGCCGACCCGACGTGGTGTCCGCAACGAACGCCTCCTCAATCAACAGCAGTTCGGGGTAGAAGGCGAAGACGAACGGGATGACAAACATGCTGATACCGAGCCGCAACGAGTTGAAACCGGTTTGCAAGGGGTCCGCCCGCGTGATGGAAGCGGCGGCAAAGGCCGCAATGGCCACCGGCGGGGTGATTGCCGACGCCACCGCAAAGTAGAAGACGAACATGTTGGCCGTGAACAAGCCGATCCCGAGGTTGCCCAGCACGGCGGCCATGACGATGGTGACGTTCACGTAGGCCGGCAGGGTTGGCATACCCATGCCGAGCAACAGCGCGAGCAACATGGTGACGAACAACACCAGGAATTGAGACACGTAACCCGGCAGCAACACTTCGGCGCCAAACACGGTGAACGACAGCGAGTTCTCGACAATCTGCGCGATCAGCGTGCCAAAGGAATTGGTAAAGCCCGTCGCGGAGAGCGACGCGGCGACGATGGCGACGGCCATGAAAAGCAACATGATGCGTGCCGCCTGGATGCCAGCGTTGCCGAGCGCGTCGAGCAGCAGCCGGGGCTTTTGACGGACATCGGGGTCGATGAACGAGACGATCACCAGCGCTGTGACCGCGAAGAGTCCTGCCGCCGTGACGGAGAAGGCTTGGCTTGCGAGCACTGCCACGATGATGCCGATGGGTATGCCGACAATCCACAGGTTCAGGTAGTCCTGGCGCTGCATTTGAAATTCGGCAGGCAGGTCGTCCCCGATGGCCTGAAGGTCCATTTTCCGCGCCTCGATCGACACCGAGATGAACAGCGTGAAGTAGTAGAGGCACGCCGGAATCAGCGCGGCCAACACGACTTTGCTGTAGGGCACGCCGGTGAAATCGGCTAGAAAGAACGCCGCCACACCCATCACCGGTGGCACGATCTGCCCGCCCGAGGACGCAGCGGATTCCACGCCGCCGGCGAAGGTCGGCGAGAACTTGCGCTTGAGCATCATCGGGATGGTCAGCGTACCGGTCGCGAGCACGTTGACCACCGGGCCACCCGACATGGTGCCGAAAATACTCGATGACATGATCGCCGCGTGCCCGGGCCCGCCGCGCAAGTTGCGGCTGAGGTTGAAGGCGAGCTTGATCAGCGATTTACCGCCGCCGGTTTGCGAGAACAGGCTGCCGAGCACGACAAAGGGAATGACGATGTTCAGCAGGATGCCCGGAAAGCGGCCGAGCAGGGAGTGTTCGTCTCCGACGATCAGCCACTTGTGCAGTTCACCCTTGGGGTCGGTTGCGGCGGGCACGTAGGACAGGAATTTGTTGCCGGAAAACCAGTCGAGGTGGGTGCCGATCGCGGCGATCACGACGTAGCACACGCAGGCGATGGCAATGCCGGCGATGCCGGCGCCCCAGATGGTCCAATTCATCCAGAGCAGGGCCACAGCC
This genomic interval carries:
- a CDS encoding TRAP transporter fused permease subunit, whose protein sequence is MTRPTVGARLSNGLASVVILVVLATAVPEGVGVPTLDISEEFLKAGAFFLLMSALLLRAPFQQWVSSVRAQRALEWGCFAAISLFTFTYLHETLMEKPDLFPVSWQSYADPMSRLLEGVPDWVAFAAVSAAVALLWMNWTIWGAGIAGIAIACVCYVVIAAIGTHLDWFSGNKFLSYVPAATDPKGELHKWLIVGDEHSLLGRFPGILLNIVIPFVVLGSLFSQTGGGKSLIKLAFNLSRNLRGGPGHAAIMSSSIFGTMSGGPVVNVLATGTLTIPMMLKRKFSPTFAGGVESAASSGGQIVPPVMGVAAFFLADFTGVPYSKVVLAALIPACLYYFTLFISVSIEARKMDLQAIGDDLPAEFQMQRQDYLNLWIVGIPIGIIVAVLASQAFSVTAAGLFAVTALVIVSFIDPDVRQKPRLLLDALGNAGIQAARIMLLFMAVAIVAASLSATGFTNSFGTLIAQIVENSLSFTVFGAEVLLPGYVSQFLVLFVTMLLALLLGMGMPTLPAYVNVTIVMAAVLGNLGIGLFTANMFVFYFAVASAITPPVAIAAFAAASITRADPLQTGFNSLRLGISMFVIPFVFAFYPELLLIEEAFVADTTSGRLLASRPDGFEIGQFISILPRLCLCIVLLATAFSRFDVRRVGGAESLLRIALVIPCLLPSPTVFVPACAVALLLLVRNAWRGPASNTAQA